A single genomic interval of Puntigrus tetrazona isolate hp1 chromosome 1, ASM1883169v1, whole genome shotgun sequence harbors:
- the aplf gene encoding aprataxin and PNK-like factor isoform X2 — protein MPGFELEQVDGGSPIELPYGETVLGRGPFLGVNDKRVSRNHGVLENLKGRLRLKPTNIVAVPQPLEKDQWHCLKEGDIFSLMPGKYIYRVHVKEADQTLRNSQGFAVEKHSSGPAAPSLDSAALEDSGCMPTTQSDTLTEYTGTRDPSHTLSSLHEANAKSQQDECDVPQKKRILPAWMMASAKGESSEVKKTPTKPKRVATPKRAAGPKRTRAVRVSSEEEELEEEMPKRKAKRLKSDSGDESAPLDDASAPKSSRVGSVPDGTDGTALMERDDGEGKSGGRGAEVRPGAQAEDTKTQAEDPSDSQVSQGLPQGSRVTETESKTITGKGKAPRRTPCPYGSSCYRKNPVHFQECSHPGDGDYEEEEEEEADDDRPECPYGTRCYRKNLLHKKDYKHTKSPPKTAADDDDDDEGENEDRYENSFINDESEEEEVDEDSDYVPESGDSGKEDIKRLQKEAKTFLGRKK, from the exons GTCAACGATAAGAGAGTGTCCAGAAACCACGGCGTCCTCGAGAACCTGAAGGGCCGGCTGCGTCTGAAGCCT ACGAACATCGTGGCTGTCCCTCAGCCGTTGGAGAAGGACCAGTGGCACTGCCTAAAGGAAGGCGACATCTTCTCTCTAATGCCCGGGAAATACATTTACAGAGTGCATGTCAAAGAAGCCGATCAAACCCTGAG AAACAGTCAGGGTTTTGCGGTGGAGAAGCATTCGAGTGGACCGGCGGCACCCTCTTTAGACTCGGCCGCACTCGAAGACAGCGGCTGCATGCCCACGACCCAAAGCGACACACTCACAGAATATACAGGAACGAGAGATCCCTCACACACTCTTTCCTCTCTACATGAG gCAAACGCAAAAAGCCAACAGGACGAGTGCGATGTGCCACAGAAGAAGCGGATCTTACCGGCCTGGATGATGGCTTCAGCCAAAG GTGAGAGCTCAGAGGTGAAGAAAACCCCTACAAAACCAAAACGAGTAGCTACACCCAAGAGGGCGGCTGGACCCAAACGGACTCGAGCCGTACGGGTGTCATCTGAGGAAGAGGAGCTGGAGGAAGAGATGCccaaaaggaaagcaaagagacTGAAGAGTGACTCTGGAGATGAGTCTGCGCCTCTG GATGATGCAAGCGCTCCCAAGAGCAGTAGAGTCGGATCAGTCCCAGACGGCACGGACGGCACAGCTTTGATGGAGCGTGATGATGGGGAGGGAAAAAGTGGTGGCAGGGGAGCTGAGGTCAGACCAGGAGCTCAAGCTGAAGACACGAAGACACAAGCAGAAGATCCCAGTGATTCTCAGGTCAGCCAGGGACTCCCGCAGGGGTCAAGGGTCACGGAGACGGAGAGCAAAACGATCACCGGCAAGGGGAAAGCTCCGCGACGGACACCGTGTCCCTACGGCAGCTCCTGCTACAG GAAAAATCCTGTCCACTTTCAGGAGTGCAGTCACCCTGGAGACGGCGActatgaggaagaggaggaagaggaagctgACGATGACAGGCCCGAGTGTCCGTACGGCACCCGCTGCTACAG GAAGAATCTGCTTCACAAGAAAGACTACAAACACACTAAATCACCAC CCAAGactgctgctgatgatgatgatgatgatgaaggggAAAATGAAGATCGCTATGAAAACAGTTTCATTAATGACGAGAGCGAGGAGGAAGAGGTGGATGAAGACTCGGACTATGTGCCTGAATCGGGCGACAGCGGCAAAGAGGATATTAAACGGCTGCAGAAAGAGGCAAAAACGTTCCTCGGGAGGAAGAAGTGA
- the aplf gene encoding aprataxin and PNK-like factor isoform X1, with amino-acid sequence MPGFELEQVDGGSPIELPYGETVLGRGPFLGVNDKRVSRNHGVLENLKGRLRLKPTHLNPCFVQTNIVAVPQPLEKDQWHCLKEGDIFSLMPGKYIYRVHVKEADQTLRNSQGFAVEKHSSGPAAPSLDSAALEDSGCMPTTQSDTLTEYTGTRDPSHTLSSLHEANAKSQQDECDVPQKKRILPAWMMASAKGESSEVKKTPTKPKRVATPKRAAGPKRTRAVRVSSEEEELEEEMPKRKAKRLKSDSGDESAPLDDASAPKSSRVGSVPDGTDGTALMERDDGEGKSGGRGAEVRPGAQAEDTKTQAEDPSDSQVSQGLPQGSRVTETESKTITGKGKAPRRTPCPYGSSCYRKNPVHFQECSHPGDGDYEEEEEEEADDDRPECPYGTRCYRKNLLHKKDYKHTKSPPKTAADDDDDDEGENEDRYENSFINDESEEEEVDEDSDYVPESGDSGKEDIKRLQKEAKTFLGRKK; translated from the exons GTCAACGATAAGAGAGTGTCCAGAAACCACGGCGTCCTCGAGAACCTGAAGGGCCGGCTGCGTCTGAAGCCT ACACATCTGAATCCATGTTTTGTTCAGACGAACATCGTGGCTGTCCCTCAGCCGTTGGAGAAGGACCAGTGGCACTGCCTAAAGGAAGGCGACATCTTCTCTCTAATGCCCGGGAAATACATTTACAGAGTGCATGTCAAAGAAGCCGATCAAACCCTGAG AAACAGTCAGGGTTTTGCGGTGGAGAAGCATTCGAGTGGACCGGCGGCACCCTCTTTAGACTCGGCCGCACTCGAAGACAGCGGCTGCATGCCCACGACCCAAAGCGACACACTCACAGAATATACAGGAACGAGAGATCCCTCACACACTCTTTCCTCTCTACATGAG gCAAACGCAAAAAGCCAACAGGACGAGTGCGATGTGCCACAGAAGAAGCGGATCTTACCGGCCTGGATGATGGCTTCAGCCAAAG GTGAGAGCTCAGAGGTGAAGAAAACCCCTACAAAACCAAAACGAGTAGCTACACCCAAGAGGGCGGCTGGACCCAAACGGACTCGAGCCGTACGGGTGTCATCTGAGGAAGAGGAGCTGGAGGAAGAGATGCccaaaaggaaagcaaagagacTGAAGAGTGACTCTGGAGATGAGTCTGCGCCTCTG GATGATGCAAGCGCTCCCAAGAGCAGTAGAGTCGGATCAGTCCCAGACGGCACGGACGGCACAGCTTTGATGGAGCGTGATGATGGGGAGGGAAAAAGTGGTGGCAGGGGAGCTGAGGTCAGACCAGGAGCTCAAGCTGAAGACACGAAGACACAAGCAGAAGATCCCAGTGATTCTCAGGTCAGCCAGGGACTCCCGCAGGGGTCAAGGGTCACGGAGACGGAGAGCAAAACGATCACCGGCAAGGGGAAAGCTCCGCGACGGACACCGTGTCCCTACGGCAGCTCCTGCTACAG GAAAAATCCTGTCCACTTTCAGGAGTGCAGTCACCCTGGAGACGGCGActatgaggaagaggaggaagaggaagctgACGATGACAGGCCCGAGTGTCCGTACGGCACCCGCTGCTACAG GAAGAATCTGCTTCACAAGAAAGACTACAAACACACTAAATCACCAC CCAAGactgctgctgatgatgatgatgatgatgaaggggAAAATGAAGATCGCTATGAAAACAGTTTCATTAATGACGAGAGCGAGGAGGAAGAGGTGGATGAAGACTCGGACTATGTGCCTGAATCGGGCGACAGCGGCAAAGAGGATATTAAACGGCTGCAGAAAGAGGCAAAAACGTTCCTCGGGAGGAAGAAGTGA